A single genomic interval of Astyanax mexicanus isolate ESR-SI-001 chromosome 4, AstMex3_surface, whole genome shotgun sequence harbors:
- the LOC125801223 gene encoding uncharacterized protein LOC125801223: MRHQQCPICHVTYSNLPKHLMGFHNVANPKEKALLLSLSSGRVKGLFRCEEPQCGKTVKRLDRHYAECHFDKTSDEAKSIITRCKKQYILEQLGKLRETHPQVLMVSVLDLGGRQTTQDDQWTPPPPDAPAAADPACSQGHQRTSHLQAGCLGLLGNYRLKAEVLGRSIDIPPDTELPGMSTDIKPEPVLVETTQDLTPNCSNTDCQRLLRENQELKARLGLVKGECPRQDCQHKSQELSRLVQLYMASPQKKLRNKFSRKDDFETEHTPKYEQVLQDFFVFCVGANPSSKVKDNGNTCRSHVRRFLLFAGEGKLLKGDFSFLANSTKIAEWVEVLKTDRMKPTTIRINLINIHKFVKFLNNLPAAQTKLSGRDFQRIHAQIKARLKDLQKDVTLHSRGRQLRQRTQTH, from the exons ATGAGGCACCAGCAGTGCCCTATTTGCCACGTCACATACTCGAATCTTCCTAAGCATCTGATGGGATTCCACAACGTGGCGAATCCCAAAGAGAAGGCCCTGCTCCTGAGCCTCTCCAGCGGACG cgTAAAGGGGTTGTTTCGATGTGAAGAGCCTCAATGCGGGAAAACGGTTAAAAGGCTCGACAGGCATTACGCAGAATGCCACTTTGATAAAACG TCCGATGAAGCTAAGAGCATCATCACAAGGTGCAAAAAACAATACATCCTGGAGCAGCTAGGAAAACTGAGGGAAACCCATCCCCAGGTGCTGATGGTCAGCGTGCTGGATTTGGGCGGCAGGCAGACCACCCAGGATGACCAATGGACCCCACCACCCCCCGACGCACCAGCAGCGGCGGACCCAGCCTGCAGCCAGGGACATCAACGGACCTCCCATCTGCAAGCTGGATGCCTGGGACTTCTGGGGAATTACCGACTGAAAGCGGAAGTCCTGGGGAGGTCCATAGACATCCCACCCGACACTGAACTACCTGGAATGTCCACAGATATCAAACCAGAGCCAGTGCTGGTGGAGACCACCCAGGACCTCACACCCAACTGCTCAAACACAGACTGCCAGCGGCTTCTGAGAGAAAATCAGGAGCTCAAGGCACGTCTGGGTTTGGTTAAGGGAGAATGCCCCAGGCAGGACTGCCAGCATAAAAGCCAGGAGCTCTCCAGGCTGGTGCAGCTCTACATGGCAAGCCCCCAGAAGAAGCTCCGAAATAAATTTTCCAGAAAGGATGATTTTGAAACTGAGCATACCCCAAAATATG AACAAGTCCTACAagacttttttgtcttctgtGTCGGGGCCAATCCTTCAAGCAAAGTGAAAGACAACGGCAATACCTGCCGGAGCCACGTCCGGAGGTTTCTTTTGTTTGCAGGAGAGGGCAAGCTCCTGAAGGGGGACTTTTCCTTTTTAGCCAACTCAACGAAGATTGCAGA GTGGGTGGAGGTTCTTAAAACAGACAGAATGAAACCCACGACCATAAGAATTAATCTAATAAACATCCACAAGTTCGTCAAATTCCTAAACAACCTGCCTGCAGCCCAAACAAAACTCAGTGGGAGGGACTTCCAAAGGATCCATGCACAGATAAAGGCACGCCTGAAGGATCTACAGAAGGACGTCACTCTACATAGCAGAGGAAGGCAGTTGAGACAAAGGACACAAACTCATTAA